DNA sequence from the uncultured Fusobacterium sp. genome:
GATGATTACATAATTGACGTAATCTTGTTATATATGAGAAAATTTTTATAGTATCACTTTTATCATTCTCAACTTCTTTTCTATATTTCTCTTGATATCCTAAATATAATTTTTTTTGTTTATCATCTAAATCAATCAGAATATCTTTTTCTATTTTTTCTGGTAACTCTTTCAAAACCTCTTTTTTAGTACGTCTTAATATAAAAGGTGATATTATCTCTCTAAGATTTTTTAGGTTATTCATAAATCTATTTTTAAAGGAAGTATGGCTACCTAAATAACCTGGAAATGAAAAATCAAATATGTTCCAAAGCTCTAAAATATTATTTTCAATTGGGGTTCCTGTTAAAGCGATCTTTGTCTCTCCTTTTAAAGTTTTGATAATATTTGATATTTTTCCTAAAATATTTTTTATAGCCTGAGCTTCATCTAGAATAATATTAGAGAACTCTCTATTATAAAAATCTATATCATTTTTTAAGGTTCCATATGTAGTTATTAGAATCTCATCATTTTCTAACTCTTTTATAATTTTCTCTCTCTCTTTTTTACTACCAATACAAACCTTTACTGAAACATTTGGAGCAAACTTTTCAAACTCATTCTTCCAATTATAAATAAGTGATTTGGGAGCTACTATAATACTTGGCTTCTCTTTTCTCTCTAAAACTAGATATGCAATAGTTTGAAGAGTTTTCCCAAGTCCCATATCATCTGCTAATATTCCTCCAAGTCCTAATTTTTTTAAGGTTTTTAACCAAATTACCCCTTCCCTTTGATAATTTCTCAAAATTGGAAACTCTTTTTTTATATCTTCTATTTCTTTCTTAGTAACTATATTTTTCAAATTATAATCTATTTTTTTAAATTCTTCATCTAAAGTTATATTTTTTATCTTTTCTAAAGTTGATTTTATAAAATAAATATAATTTTTTTCTCTTGAAATTATTCCATTTTCTATTTCTTTTATACTAGCATCAGCTATATCTAGCATCTCGTTTAATCTCTCTAGATCATTTAAATTATCAATTTTTAAAATTCCACCATCTTTCAATCTGTAGTATCTAGATTTTTCTTTGACACTATTTAAAAAATTTTGTACTTCACCTTTATCTATACCTTCAATAGAAAAATTTATCTCTAAAATATCTGTAACCTTAGTTTGAATATGATAGCTCACTGTACTGTATTTTCTTTTTTTTAATTTTTCTGAATAGTATACCTCATATCTATCTTTTAACTGAGGAATTCCCTCAGTTATAAAATTATATACACTTTCTAGAGATTCAATTTGATATCTATTATCTACAAAATTTTCACCATATTTCTCCATAAGTTCTTTGTAAAAAGAACTTTCATTACTTTGGATATCACTAAGTACTACCTTATCAGATAATTCTCTCTCCTCTTGACCATCATAAAATATTTTATTATGAACCTCAACTCCAAACTCTCCAAGTGAATCAATATATATCTTTTCTTCTATCTTCTGAGGTATATATATTAATTTTTGCAGTGATTTACACAATTCTATTCTTCCTATATTGCTAGCTTTTCTGATAATTTCAGAAGATTTAGAAGATTTAAAACTCAATCCATTAATATCATAATTTAAGATAATTTTCTCTAACCTCTGTGCATCTTCTTCTGACAACTTAAATACTTTTCTACCATTTGAATATCTATTTATTATATATCTATCCCCTAAGACCTCATAATCTAACAAATCTTTAAATTTTAAATCTATTGAATCATTTATTTTATTTTCCAATATCTCTATATTTAATATCTTATTCAAAGGTGTATCAATTATCTCCACTTTTTTCTCTTCATGTAGAATTTCAAGCATCTTCTCGGCATACTCTTTTATTAGGTATACTTTTCCTTCTCTTCCAAATATTGAACTGTCTCTCAAATCTTTACTATAAGCTACAAATTTACATAGATATTTTAATATTTTTTTAGATTTTTCTAAGAAATAATCTGTTTTGGGATTGTAGGTATATCCTTTTCCAAAATAAAACTCTTCATTATTCTTATAAGCAGTAATAAATTTTTCTAGTTTACTATCTAACTTATATCTTTTATTTGGAGTTACTAACTCTAATGAAAATTGCATACTAGGCAGATCTCTCCAATAAGGTGTAAATATACTATACCCCACTTCTAGCTTTAATGGTACAGTCCTATTTGATGTTTCAACTTCAAAAAAGTCTAAATCATACTTCTTTTTATTGGGAAGCATATCCTCAAAACACCCTTCTTTATCAACTTGTAAAGCCAATGCTACCATATGTTTACAGATCTGTCCACTTTCAAGATGATATATACAATCACATGTCCCACCTAATATATTCTCTTTAGTCATTATAAGCTCTACTATATAGTTACTACTGCCACTTACCTCTCCACTAAAATAATAAGGAGTTGCAAAGAGCATTTTCTCTTCAATTGTTTGTCTAAAATCTCCATTTCTCCAATTTTCAATAAAATCTTCTACCTCTTCTCTTGTATATTCTACAACATCTAGAATTCGAGCCCTTCTAGCTCTAAAGTATTTTTCTCCTCTTTCATAGACAATATCTCTTGTCTTTATTTTTAAATCATTTAGAAATAGCAAAGTCTCCTCCTGAGTATAACTAAATATTTTTATATGCAAAAAAAGAGTTTCAAACGAAACTCTCTTACTTTTATTCTAACTAAAATTATAGAGCTGCTTTTGCAGTTTCTGCTAATTTAGTGAATTCAGCTGCGTTGTTTAAAGCGATATCAGCTAAAACTTTTCTATCTAATACGATTCCAGCTTTCTTTAATCCGTTCATTAAAGTTGAATATGTTAATCCATTTAATCTAGCTGCAGTATTGATTCTGATGATCCATAATTGTCTCATTCTTCTCTTAGTTACTTTTCTATCTCTTGTAGAATAAGCTGCTGCTCTCATTGTAGCTTGTTTAGCTTGTTTTATAACGTCACCAGAAGCACCTCTAAATCCTTTAGCTGCTTTTAAAACTTTTTTATGTTTTCTTCTTCTAACTATACCAGTTTTAACTCTCATTACATTTCCTCCTAATTATTTCACAAAAATTTGATTTTATGATAAATTAATTATCTTCCTGTTCCATATGGTAATAAAGCTTGCATATGTCTTTTTAAAGTTTCAGTTACTACGAAATCTTTCTTTAAGTTGTTTTTTCTCTTTCTATCTTTCTTAGTTAAGATATGGCTTTTTCCTGAGTGTTTAATTACAAATTTACCTGTTCCTGTAACTTTAATTCTTTTTCTAGCTCCTCTATGAGTCTTCATTTTTGGCATAATAATGTCCTCCTCTCAAATATCTAAATCTGTTTTATTATTAATTATTTTTTAGGTGATAAGATTATATGTTTTTGCTTATCGTTATATTTTTTATCAGCTTCAGCTATATCAGCGAATTTTTCTGCTATGTCATCAAGAGTATCTACACCTAATGTTGAGTGCATTTTCTCTCTTCCAAAAAGTACTAATGTAACTTTTACTTTATTCTCTTTTTCTAAGAATTTCTTAATTTGAGACATCTTAGTTTCTAAATCATGACTATCAATTCTAGCTGTTACTTTTACTTCTTTTACAACAGTTTGTTTTTGATTTTTCTTAGCTTCTTTAGCTTTTCTAGTTTGCTCATATCTGTATTTTCCAAAATCCATGATTTTACATACAGGTGGCTTTGCTGTAGCTGCTATTTCAACTAAGTCTAATCCTTCTTGTCTAGCTAATTCAAGTGCTGCATTTGCACTCATAACTCCTAATTGCTCCCCAGAAGATGAGATTATTCTAAACTCTTTTCCTTTTATTTTTTCGTTAATTCTAATTTTATCAGTAATAGTAAGCACCTCCATTTTTAATTATAAATAAAAAACAGGACAAACTATGCCCTGTATCTCAACTTTTATAATAAACAATGTTAACTATCAATTAAAAGTTTTACCTTGTGTAAGCCTTTGCCCATAAGGTGAGAAACAGGTAGTTTCTTCTTTAATATTTATTTAATTACCTATATCATTATAGGGGATATATTACAAAAAGTCAAGCATTTTCTTTATATTCTCTAATATTTTCTCAACTATCCATTTATCTTGGCTCTAAGTAAATTTATTCCTAAAACTATAAAAATTATTCCTGAAATTTTATTTATTATCTTTCCAAAACTTTTATTTTTTTTCAAAAATATAGCTATAAATGAAGCAAAAACAGAAAGGGATACACACCAAATTCCTGAAATTGTAAAAGATGTTAATCCTAATATAGCAAAAGGTAGTGCTCCATAAGTATTTGCTGTATCTACAAATTGAGGTAAAAAAGCTAAGAAAAATAAAGCTACTTTAGGATTTAAAACATTTGTTACCATTCCTTGAAAAAAAGCTTTTTTTAGGTTTTCTTTTTTTATTTTTCCTTCGTTTACTAGCAAAGTATCCTTTGATTTTATACTTTTTATTCCCATATACACTAAATACATAGCTCCTAAAAATTTTACAACATTAAAAGCAGTTATAGAATTTTTTAAGACTAATGATAATCCAAAAGCAGCTAAAAAAGTATGTACTAAAATTCCAGCACATACTCCTAAGGCAGAATACACTCCTGTTTTTTTACTATTTGATATTGTTTGCCCTAAAATAAACATTGTGTCACTTCCAGGAATTAAAGCTAAAATTATACTTGATGTTATATACATTTCATAGTTAATTACTCCAAACATAATACCTCCATAAAAATCAAAATAAAAAGAGAGTATTAACTCTCTATCATTCCAAGGTGGCGCGCCCGAGAGGAATCGAACCCCTAGCCTTCTGATCCGTAGTCAGACGCTCTATCCAATTGAGCTACGAACGCAATTTTATAAAAAAAGGGTAGTTTCACTACCCGTTTCATTCAAATGGCGGTGAAGGAGAGATTTGAACTCTCGGTACCGTTTATAGGTACTCTCCCTTAGCAGGGGAGTGCATTAGGCCACTCTGCCACTTCACCGTTTATGGCGGAAGATCAGAGATTCGAACTCTGAAGCCTTGCGGCGCCGGTTTTCAAGACCGGTTCCTTACCAATTAGGATAACCTTCCAAGCACATAAGATAATATCATATATTTTTACTTTTGTCAAACTTTTTTTATTTATTATTACTTTGACTCATTTCTTTTGATTTTTTTATTGTTTCAGTTACAGCTTTTATTACTGCACCTCTAAAACCATTTTCCTCTAAAAATCTAACTCCAACTATTGTTGTTCCTCCAGGTGAACAAACGCTATCTTTTAATTCTCCAGGATGCTTTCCACTTTCTAAAAATAATTTTCCACATCCCACTAAAGTTTGTCCTACTAATTTATAAGCATCACTTCTTGGTAACCCTTCTGATACAGCAGCATCTGCTAAAGCTTCTATAAACATAAACATAAAAGCAGGAGAAGATCCTGAAGCTCCAATTACTGCATCAAATAATTCCTCTTTTGTTTCAATAGCAACTCCTATTTTTTCAAATAACTCCTTAAAGAATACTTTTTCTTCATCTTCAATATTTTCATTAAATGCATAAGCTATACATCCCTCTTGAACCATTAGAGGTAGATTTGGCATAGTTCTTACAATTTTACTATTTCTATTATCTGTAGCTTCTAAAATATCTTCCATACTGATACCAGGAGCCATAGCTACTATTATTTTTGTACTATTTATATTTTCTTTAATTTTATCTATTACATCAAAATATACATTCGGTTTAATTGCTAAAAATATGATATCACATTTATCTACAATCTCAACTTCACTTTCTAATTTATGTACTCCATATTTCTCGCTTATCTCATCTTTTCTAAGCTTATCATAAATATAAATATCATTAATTTCTACTAAAAGAGAATTAATTATCCCTTTTAGAAAAGCTTCTCCCATATTTCCACAACCAATAAAACCTATTTTCTTCATATTTCTCTCCTTATTTATCAATATAGATATTAAATCTATCTGTTATCTCTTTTAATTTATCTAACTTTTCAACTGTATTTTCTTTATCTTCTATTCCTAACTTCATTAACAACGCATTTATAATTACAGTTCCTGGTACAAAAGTATAAGCCTTTTCTCCATTTTTAGTAGTTAAAACTAAATCTGATATATTTCCTAAAGTTGAATCCTTTTTATCAGTTACTGTTATAACTCTATTTCCATGTTCTTTAAAAAACTCTGTCACTTGATATGTAAAGTTAGTATATGGATGAAATGATATTGTAAATAATAGATCATTTGGTTGAGTGTATAATAATTTATCAGTAAAATCAGAAGCTCCTGAAATCATTAATTCTACACCTTCTCTAAATTCTTTTAACATAAAATATAGATAATAAGCTAGAGCATAAGATCCTCTTGCACCTAGAATATAAAGTTTTCTACTATCTTTTATCCATTTTACTGCTTGATCTAAACTTTTTTCTATTTCTAAAACATCCATCTCTTGTAATAACTCAATATTTGTTTTTATCATCTCTTGTAAAATAGTGCTACTATCTTCTGTTTCTGCTATACTATTTTTTAATCCTTTCATATATGAAGTTTGTTGTTCAACTTCCTTCTGAAATATCTTTTGGAAATCTGGATAACCTTTAAACCCCAAGCTTTTTGAAAATCTAGTTATTGTAGCAGGACTTGTTTCTGTCTCCTTAGCTAATTGATTTATTGATATAAAAGAAACTATACTTTGATTATACTTTATATATTCTGCTATTTTTTTAAAGCTCTTACTGAAAGAATTATAGTTATCATCTAAATATCCTAATACTTTCTTTTTCATAAAATTACCTCGCCTTTTCTTGAAAAATTATTATTCTTCTATATTACATTATAAGATATAAACAAGATAAATGCAAAATAATTTTTATTTTTTTGAATATTAACTAACCATTTTTGATTCATTTGAAATATTTTCTATTATTTTACTATTAAAGATTCTCTCTAAATAGTTAAATGTTTTATCTAAATTATTTGTTTTTATAGTTATCTCATTTCCATTATAAGAAAATTTAATATTAAATATTTTATTAAAATTTGTAACTTCACATATCAATGTTATTTTATTAAATGACGTTTCCCATTTTTTATTTCTTATTAAAATTTTCATAGTTCCAACCTCCAAAATTATATTTAATCATAGATAACTATATTTATAAATATATATTATTACTGTTTTATAATTTTGTCAAGTCCTTATTTTTCTTATTTATCTCTTGATATTTTAAAAAAAATATATTATAATTATTTATATATAGATATAGGAGGTAAAGTAATGGATTTTAAAACATATATAAAAACTAAAAGGGAAGCTCTTGGTCTTAGTCAAAATAAAGCTTCTAAATTAGCTGGTATTACTCAATCATACTACAATGGAATTGAAAGAGGAGAGGTTAAAAATCCTCCTAGTGAAGAAGTTTTAGACAGCTTAATAAAAGTACTATTACTTACTCCATCTGAAGGTGAAAAATTAAAATATTTGGCTGCTATTGAAAGAACTCCAAATATAATTCTTAATGAATTAAAAAGACTCTCTGATGAAAAGGAACTTTCTAAAAGACAAGTGATTAAAGATATAAGCAACAACAATTCTCTTATTCCTTTATTTTCTCGTATAAGTGCAGGAGTAGGATTAATAACTGATGAGGAGCCTATAGATTATATCTCTTTACCAGGAATTAGAAATGCTGATAGTGTATTTGCTATAAATGTAAAAGGGGATTCTATGGAACCAACTATAAAAAATCAATCTATTATCCTTTGTAGACAAGGAGAAGAACTAAAAGATGGAGAAGTTGGGGCCTTTTTAGTAAATGGAGAATCTTTTGTAAAAAGAATAAAAGTTACTAAAAACTTTTTTGCTCTTCTTAGTGATAATCCTAATTATCAGCCAATATATGTTTATCCTGAAGATGAGTTTAAAATTATTGGAAAAGTTTTAAAAGTTATTAATGATGTTAGATAATAAAAAAAGGATGTTCTTAGCATCCTTTTTTTTACTTATTTAACCAAATTAAAGCTCCATTTCTACCTGAATTTTCTTTATCTCTTCTATAAGAATGAAACTCTCCATCATAAGTGCATAAATTATTTATCAAAATATTTTCTTTTGGTAATCCTAATTCTAATAAATTTCTATAAACAAATTCCTGATTATCAAAATATAGTTTTCCATTTTCTTTTTTAAAACTATTTTCTATCAAATCTTCTGAAAATTTTTCTTTAAATTTTTGTAGAAAATCTTCTCCTACCTCGTAATTTTTTTGGGATATTCCCACTCCAAAAGCTACTTTAATACTTTCTAATTTACATTTATACTTATCTATCATAAGTTTTATAGCTTTTTTTCCTATCTCTTTATAACTTCCTTGCCAACCTGAATGAACAAGTCCTATTACCTCTTTTTTTATATCATAAAAATAAATTGGTAAACAATCAGCATATTTTGTTAAAATAACAATATCTTTTCTATTTGTAATAAATCCATCTGTATCTTCAAAGTATAGTTTTTCTAAACTATCTACTACTACAATATTGTCACTATGAGTTTGGAATCCTGAAACTATATATTTACCTTCTAATGAAAAATCTTTTGTTACTTTCTCTTTACTCATCTCTTTTATATTTCCATAATTTATTTTAGTATATATAGCAGATACTCCAAACATTTTCCAATCTTTTAGCTCTATGTATTTCTCTTTATTTAAAAACATATTTACTCCAACTCATTTTTTAATTTTAAAACTTTATCTAAATTTCTCATTAACTTTTCAAAATCTTTAAAATAAAGAGATTGCATACCATCAGAAGTAGCACACTCTGGATTTTCATGAACCTCTACCATAGCTCCATCAGCTCCTGCTATAACTCCTGCTAAAGTTACTGGCTCTACTAAACTACGTCTTCCTGTTCCATGACTAGCATCTATAATAACTGGTAAATGTGATTTTTCTTTTAATAGAGGAATTGCATTTATATCCACAGTATTTCTTGTAATTGTTTCAAATGTTCTTATTCCTCTTTCACAAAGAATTACTTCCTTATTTCCATAAGCAACTATATATTCTGCTGCCATTAATAACTCTCTCATAGTTGCACTTAATCCTCTTTTTAAAAGAATTGGTTTACCACATCTTCCTAAAGCTTTTAAAAGAGAAAAATTCTGCATATTTCTTGCTCCCACTTGAAAAATATCTGCATATTTTTCAATCAATGGTATATCACTTGCATCCATAACTTCAGTTACTACAAGCATATCATACATATCTGCAGCTTCTCTCATATATTTTAACCCCTCTTCTCCTAATCCTTGAAAATCATATGGAGAAGTTCTAGGTTTAAATGCCCCACCTCTTAATACTTGAGCTCCAGCTTTTTTTACTTCCTCAGCTATTTTAAATATTGATTCTCTATTTTCAATAGCACAAGGTCCTGCCATCATTAGAAAATTTCCTCCACCTATTTTTCTTCCCTTTATCTCAATAATAGTATCCTCTTCTTGAAATTCTCTACTTACAAATTTATAACTTTTACCTATTGGAATAATCTCATCTACACCGTCAAAAGATAACAATCTATCTAAATCCACATTTTTTTTATCTCCAACTATTCCTATTTTATAATAATCTTTCTCTTCTCTTATTATACTTCCCAATCTATTATCACTTAGAAATTTTAGAATTTCACTTTTTTCTTGTTCTCCTGTATTTTTTTTTGTTTTTATATACATAATTTTCTCCTAATTTTTTATTAAATTATACCTCTTTAGTAGAAAAAATAAAAGTATTTTATCTTTTTCTTTTTTTAGGCATTGGTAGGGGTTTTAATGGCATTACATAAGTTACTCCAGGATTTAAATCTAATCTCATTTTTACATACTCTTTATTTCTTAAAAAATACTCTCTAATTTTTGTTCTTATTACTGGGACACTATCTAAATATTTAGAACCATACCCATGTATTACCATTATTTCTCTTCTTTCTCCCTTTTTATATAAAAGATTATATTTCGTTATAAAAACTCTAAGAGCATCATCAAAATTCATATGATGTAAATCTATCTCATTATACATGAATATGCCTCCTAAAACTAAAAAAAGAGTCCTTTCGGACTCTTTTCCATATCTTATTACTCAGCTGAAATTGCTGATACTGGACATCCAGCAGCACAAGCTCCACAATCTACACAAGCATCTCCGATAGCATATTTTCCATCATCAGTTGCTGATATAGCTCCTACTGGACAAGTTCCTTCACAAGCTCCACATCCGATACAAGTATCTTTATCTATTACGTGCATTCAAATCCCTCCTAATAAAAATTTTAATTCTCTCTTTTAATTTACTTAACTAAAGTTTATAACATTTTTTATATTTTGTCAAGTATAATTTAAAAAATATTAATTGATTACAAACACTAATATTTTGATAATTAAACTTTATTTAGCTTTAAACTCTTCCATCCAATTATCTCCATTTCCCACTAAAACAGGAAGGTAAATTATTACATTTTCAGTAGCACCTAAAGTTATCTCTTTCTTTATCTCTTGTTTCTTTCCTGACTCATCTTTATAAGTAACTATTAGTTCATGAGTTCTTCCTTTTACTTCTCCCATACCTCTTCTATTTACTCTTACTTTTTTAGCTTTTTCACCATTTAGAGAATAAGAGATATCTTTTATTGCCTCATAGCCATTTTTGCTTTTATTTTCAAAGTAGACACTGTGTAATCTTCCAGTTATAAATAAAGCTACTGAGATTCCAATAACTACTATTATAAGAATTATCCAGTTTCTTATCATTTTCATTATTTATCCTCTCCCTTATTTTTATTTTGAGCAATTTCCAAAGCTCTTCTTCTCTCTTCAGCTTTCTCTTTTTCTCTTCTCCATTGGTGCATAATAAGAACTAAAGCTATTATTCCATAAGAAACAAACACTCTAAAATATTCTCCAATTTGTGCAGAACCAATTAACTCTTTTCCTGC
Encoded proteins:
- a CDS encoding LexA family transcriptional regulator; amino-acid sequence: MDFKTYIKTKREALGLSQNKASKLAGITQSYYNGIERGEVKNPPSEEVLDSLIKVLLLTPSEGEKLKYLAAIERTPNIILNELKRLSDEKELSKRQVIKDISNNNSLIPLFSRISAGVGLITDEEPIDYISLPGIRNADSVFAINVKGDSMEPTIKNQSIILCRQGEELKDGEVGAFLVNGESFVKRIKVTKNFFALLSDNPNYQPIYVYPEDEFKIIGKVLKVINDVR
- a CDS encoding LysE family translocator produces the protein MFGVINYEMYITSSIILALIPGSDTMFILGQTISNSKKTGVYSALGVCAGILVHTFLAAFGLSLVLKNSITAFNVVKFLGAMYLVYMGIKSIKSKDTLLVNEGKIKKENLKKAFFQGMVTNVLNPKVALFFLAFLPQFVDTANTYGALPFAILGLTSFTISGIWCVSLSVFASFIAIFLKKNKSFGKIINKISGIIFIVLGINLLRAKING
- the rplT gene encoding 50S ribosomal protein L20: MRVKTGIVRRRKHKKVLKAAKGFRGASGDVIKQAKQATMRAAAYSTRDRKVTKRRMRQLWIIRINTAARLNGLTYSTLMNGLKKAGIVLDRKVLADIALNNAAEFTKLAETAKAAL
- the proC gene encoding pyrroline-5-carboxylate reductase translates to MKKIGFIGCGNMGEAFLKGIINSLLVEINDIYIYDKLRKDEISEKYGVHKLESEVEIVDKCDIIFLAIKPNVYFDVIDKIKENINSTKIIVAMAPGISMEDILEATDNRNSKIVRTMPNLPLMVQEGCIAYAFNENIEDEEKVFFKELFEKIGVAIETKEELFDAVIGASGSSPAFMFMFIEALADAAVSEGLPRSDAYKLVGQTLVGCGKLFLESGKHPGELKDSVCSPGGTTIVGVRFLEENGFRGAVIKAVTETIKKSKEMSQSNNK
- the aroF gene encoding 3-deoxy-7-phosphoheptulonate synthase, with the translated sequence MYIKTKKNTGEQEKSEILKFLSDNRLGSIIREEKDYYKIGIVGDKKNVDLDRLLSFDGVDEIIPIGKSYKFVSREFQEEDTIIEIKGRKIGGGNFLMMAGPCAIENRESIFKIAEEVKKAGAQVLRGGAFKPRTSPYDFQGLGEEGLKYMREAADMYDMLVVTEVMDASDIPLIEKYADIFQVGARNMQNFSLLKALGRCGKPILLKRGLSATMRELLMAAEYIVAYGNKEVILCERGIRTFETITRNTVDINAIPLLKEKSHLPVIIDASHGTGRRSLVEPVTLAGVIAGADGAMVEVHENPECATSDGMQSLYFKDFEKLMRNLDKVLKLKNELE
- the pgeF gene encoding peptidoglycan editing factor PgeF; its protein translation is MFLNKEKYIELKDWKMFGVSAIYTKINYGNIKEMSKEKVTKDFSLEGKYIVSGFQTHSDNIVVVDSLEKLYFEDTDGFITNRKDIVILTKYADCLPIYFYDIKKEVIGLVHSGWQGSYKEIGKKAIKLMIDKYKCKLESIKVAFGVGISQKNYEVGEDFLQKFKEKFSEDLIENSFKKENGKLYFDNQEFVYRNLLELGLPKENILINNLCTYDGEFHSYRRDKENSGRNGALIWLNK
- the infC gene encoding translation initiation factor IF-3, whose product is MEVLTITDKIRINEKIKGKEFRIISSSGEQLGVMSANAALELARQEGLDLVEIAATAKPPVCKIMDFGKYRYEQTRKAKEAKKNQKQTVVKEVKVTARIDSHDLETKMSQIKKFLEKENKVKVTLVLFGREKMHSTLGVDTLDDIAEKFADIAEADKKYNDKQKHIILSPKK
- a CDS encoding 4Fe-4S binding protein; its protein translation is MHVIDKDTCIGCGACEGTCPVGAISATDDGKYAIGDACVDCGACAAGCPVSAISAE
- a CDS encoding DUF6672 family protein; the protein is MKMIRNWIILIIVVIGISVALFITGRLHSVYFENKSKNGYEAIKDISYSLNGEKAKKVRVNRRGMGEVKGRTHELIVTYKDESGKKQEIKKEITLGATENVIIYLPVLVGNGDNWMEEFKAK
- a CDS encoding Smr/MutS family protein — encoded protein: MYNEIDLHHMNFDDALRVFITKYNLLYKKGERREIMVIHGYGSKYLDSVPVIRTKIREYFLRNKEYVKMRLDLNPGVTYVMPLKPLPMPKKRKR
- a CDS encoding MurR/RpiR family transcriptional regulator; its protein translation is MKKKVLGYLDDNYNSFSKSFKKIAEYIKYNQSIVSFISINQLAKETETSPATITRFSKSLGFKGYPDFQKIFQKEVEQQTSYMKGLKNSIAETEDSSTILQEMIKTNIELLQEMDVLEIEKSLDQAVKWIKDSRKLYILGARGSYALAYYLYFMLKEFREGVELMISGASDFTDKLLYTQPNDLLFTISFHPYTNFTYQVTEFFKEHGNRVITVTDKKDSTLGNISDLVLTTKNGEKAYTFVPGTVIINALLMKLGIEDKENTVEKLDKLKEITDRFNIYIDK
- the rpmI gene encoding 50S ribosomal protein L35: MPKMKTHRGARKRIKVTGTGKFVIKHSGKSHILTKKDRKRKNNLKKDFVVTETLKRHMQALLPYGTGR
- a CDS encoding DEAD/DEAH box helicase; this encodes MLFLNDLKIKTRDIVYERGEKYFRARRARILDVVEYTREEVEDFIENWRNGDFRQTIEEKMLFATPYYFSGEVSGSSNYIVELIMTKENILGGTCDCIYHLESGQICKHMVALALQVDKEGCFEDMLPNKKKYDLDFFEVETSNRTVPLKLEVGYSIFTPYWRDLPSMQFSLELVTPNKRYKLDSKLEKFITAYKNNEEFYFGKGYTYNPKTDYFLEKSKKILKYLCKFVAYSKDLRDSSIFGREGKVYLIKEYAEKMLEILHEEKKVEIIDTPLNKILNIEILENKINDSIDLKFKDLLDYEVLGDRYIINRYSNGRKVFKLSEEDAQRLEKIILNYDINGLSFKSSKSSEIIRKASNIGRIELCKSLQKLIYIPQKIEEKIYIDSLGEFGVEVHNKIFYDGQEERELSDKVVLSDIQSNESSFYKELMEKYGENFVDNRYQIESLESVYNFITEGIPQLKDRYEVYYSEKLKKRKYSTVSYHIQTKVTDILEINFSIEGIDKGEVQNFLNSVKEKSRYYRLKDGGILKIDNLNDLERLNEMLDIADASIKEIENGIISREKNYIYFIKSTLEKIKNITLDEEFKKIDYNLKNIVTKKEIEDIKKEFPILRNYQREGVIWLKTLKKLGLGGILADDMGLGKTLQTIAYLVLERKEKPSIIVAPKSLIYNWKNEFEKFAPNVSVKVCIGSKKEREKIIKELENDEILITTYGTLKNDIDFYNREFSNIILDEAQAIKNILGKISNIIKTLKGETKIALTGTPIENNILELWNIFDFSFPGYLGSHTSFKNRFMNNLKNLREIISPFILRRTKKEVLKELPEKIEKDILIDLDDKQKKLYLGYQEKYRKEVENDKSDTIKIFSYITRLRQLCNHPKLFLDDYSGGSSKLEVLVELLETAKENGHRVLLFSQFTEMLDIIKKGLKDKFTILYLDGKTSAKNRIDLVERFNNGEGDIFIISLKAGGSGLNLVGADTVIHFDPWWNPSVENQATDRAHRLGQKNSVTVYRLITKGTIEEKINLIKSEKSKIISEVLEGEKKNLLNLNREELLKLF